ACAGACCTGCGCTCATGTCTTATTGGAGGTGGAATCGGCATGGCCTCCCTTGCCACCATTGTAGACAGATTACACAATGTAACGATCATTCAGGGAGCAAAAACATCTTCGGAACTACTTTATCGGAAACGTTTTCAAGACATGAATCTGTGCACCGATGACGGCACCCTTGGATACACAGGAACAACCGTTGATGTACTCAATGCCTTGTTAGAAAAGCAGCGCTTCCAAAAAATTTATGCCTGTGGTCCGGAAAGGATGATGTACAAGATAAGCGAAATCTGCAAAAAACATGATATCGAATACGAGGCATCTCTGGAAAGATATATCAAATGCGGCTTCGGAGTATGCGGGCAATGCGATTGCAGCGGACAACGGACATGCATTGACGGTCCCGTCTTTCATCAACAAGAGTTAATAAGAATGGCGGATTTCGGCAAAATATCTATTACGAAAACAGGAGAAAGGGTCATTCATCCGTAAAAACAGGACATTTCTATTTTGGCTTGACGGTAACCGCA
The sequence above is drawn from the Candidatus Brocadiaceae bacterium genome and encodes:
- a CDS encoding dihydroorotate dehydrogenase electron transfer subunit, which translates into the protein MIEQPRMINICDVWEETPDTKTFFFPFEGPFTPGQFFMIWIPLLDEKPFTISYIQEEFLGITVLKRGIFTQKFHEKKAGDSIGIRGPYGKGFELQTDLRSCLIGGGIGMASLATIVDRLHNVTIIQGAKTSSELLYRKRFQDMNLCTDDGTLGYTGTTVDVLNALLEKQRFQKIYACGPERMMYKISEICKKHDIEYEASLERYIKCGFGVCGQCDCSGQRTCIDGPVFHQQELIRMADFGKISITKTGERVIHP